In the Sedimentisphaera cyanobacteriorum genome, CAGATACGCTTACAATAACCGGAGCAACGCCTGACGAAGAAGGCTACTACTACTGCACAGCGGAAAATTATGCCGGCTCTGATACAAGCGAAGATGCGCCGGGACGCCTTGTTACTCGCAGGCTCGTCCATCATTATCCGCTCGAAACAATCAATATCGACGGTGAAACAAGAACTTCTCCTGATGCTGCAGGCGGGGCTGATATGTCTATCGTGAGCGAGGCAAACGATTCAGACGACGGGCTCGACTTCCCTGTAACAGATCCGAACGTGGTTAATGCTAATATCGGTCAGTACAGCGTTTTCTTCAACAACAGCGACGCTGAAGATCCGAACAACGCATACGGGCAGTATGCAACGCTTCCGGAAGGAATCGCAAACTATGAAGATATTACAATTTCTGCATGGGTTTACCGCAACGGCGGGAGTGAATGGCAGCGCATTTTCGGATTCGGCAATGACACCTCCACCTATATGTATATGACTCCTGATTCCGGAGGAGATCCGGGATTTCGCTTCGTAATTAACGACGGCACAAGCGAGGTGGTTATGGAAACCTCAACTTGGGTTACCTCAGGCCAGTGGCATCATGTTGCCGTAACTCTCGGCGGGGATACCGGCAGACTGTTTCTAAATGGTGAACAGATTGCGATGAATGAATCGATGACGCCAAATCCAAACTCATTCAACCCGTCTAACAACCTAATCGGCGACAGCCAGTGGGAAGCTGACCCATACTATAACGGCCTCATGGATGATTTCAGGATCTATTCCTACGCGCTCACTCCAACAGAGATTGCTCAGCTTTACACAGACATAAAGACTGATGAATATATCTGTGTGCCTGATGAGAACAATCCGATCAGCTATGATGTAAACGGCGACTGCCGCGTGGATCTAACTGATATGGTTGAGATTATGAGTGCTTGGCTGGATTGCGGACGTGTTAGTGAAGAAGCCTGTTCATGGTCTTACTAATGCTGGTTAAATTAACGTTAATAAAATAACAGGAGAGCTTGTTATGAGAAATATAATAATTACATTATTGTTTACATTGGCAATGGTTATTGCGCTGCCCGCATCGGCAGCAACAGTTGCCCATTGGGATTTTGAAGACGGTGTTGCCGGCGAGCCTTTCACACCGGAAGGTGATGCCAGCGGCTCCGGCTATTCTGCAGATTTAGTTGCCGGTTATCCTATGTATGGCTGGGACGAATACTACGGCCCGTCCTATTCTGATGTTACACCAACAGGTGAAGGCCTCAGTATGAGCGCTGATGCCAATCATCAGGACGGCTATGCAGCAGCCGAGGAACTTACCAGTTGGTCGCCAAGCGTATGGACAATCGAAGTGGCTGTTTATCTTGAAGAGATGGATGGCTGGGATACTATTATCGGAAGAGAGGGGTCTGCTGCTGGGAATGCGGCCGCAGATTTCTATCTGTCAAATGACGGTGAGGATGATACTTTCCGTATTGATTTTATGACCGTTGGCGGCGAGCGTTGGGTATTAGACAGCGATTTTGTTCCGGTTATAAATCAATGGTACAGGATTGCAGTTACCTGTGACGGTGAGACTGTCAATATGTACTGCGACAAAATGGACGGCGAGGGATTTGTAAACGCAGGCACGCTCGACATTTCCTCTCAGAGCGTAGCTGATAACGCACTTGCTCAAAGCGGATTCAACTGGACATTCGGCCGTGGCTGGTACAATGGAAACCAAGCGGATCATATTGACGGCTATATTGATGATGTCAGGTTCAGCGACGAAGTGCTGAGTAAAACCGAATTTCTCGGAGCTGATCTCTCTGCATACGATCCCGACCCTCAGCCTTATCACCCAGAGGACGGAACCGTAGGCAATATCCACGGCGATCAGGCGGCCTTAAGCTTCAACTTTAAAGCCGGCCCAGGCAAGGAAACAGCAGTTAACCCGGATATTCTCGTTCACTACATCTACCACACCAAGGGCGACGGCAGCGGCGATATGATCGAATCTCCATACACAGTTACCCATTCAGACTACAGCGATCCGAACGTTTCATACGGGCCGCTGCTTCTTGAACAGGGGACTGATTATGAGTGGTACGTGGAAGAAGGCCTCGATGACGGCACCGGCAATCCTAAGCCCGCAGGAGACCCGAACAACTATTACAGCCCAACGTGGAGCTTCACTACTGTTTCCCACAAGCCCGGGTTCGTAAGCGGGCCGGAGAATGCCGTTGCAGATGAGAACGGAAACTGTTCATTTACTGTAGAAGGCTCGCTCACAGCCGAGACTTACCAGTGGTTCGACGGCGAAACAGATGCGCCGCTCTCTGAAGGCGGTATGTATTCGGGAACTACCACCCAAACCCTTACTATCACCGGAGGAACAATTGCTGATGAAGGCGAGGTTTACTGCGTCTGCTACAACGGCGATACTTCATCCGATCCGGTTAGTGCAAGGTGGTATATGCCTCGCCTGATAGGGCACTGGAAGTTCGACGGGAATCTCGAGGATTCTGTGAATGAAGTGTATCCAAGCGTTCCGTCTAATGACGGCGTTCTCGCTGTGCATGATTCAATCGCAGGTCCAGGCGACCCGAACTACGCAAGCAGTGAAGGTCAGACAGCAATCGACGGAGATGCCGCTTGGTTCTTCAACGACGGCGATTTCGTTGAGATTCCGAATCAGGACTACTACAACTTCTACCACGAAGGCTTCACTTTCAGCTGCTGGTATAAGATGGATGAAACCGCCGGCTGGACTCACCCGATGATCAGGCTCGAACCGGGTAATACATCAGCGTCCGGAGTGCTTTTCGGTATTGATACCGGCGCCCGTCAGGACTGCCGTTTCATTATTGAAAATGCTCTGGGATGGCCGGGACTGAATTCTCACAATGCAGATGAGCCTGTAGCCTACAATGACGGTGAGTGGCATATGATGACCGCAACTTATGACCCTGAAGACGGTACGGCAAAACTCTATGCAGACGGTACTTTCGTAGAAGAAATCGCTGCTGACATGAGCTCGCTGGGCTATCCGGATGCACCGTTCAGGATTGGCGGCTCCAATCTCGACGGCAACCCTGCCATTCAGGGCGGCGCGGATGATGCACGAATCTACAGCTATGCTCTAAGCGCTGAAGAAGTTGCTAATCTCTACGTTGATTTCAGGCCGGATGAATATGTATGCGTGGCAGAAGAAGGAAGCGATCTTGATCTTTACGACCTCAACGGCGACTGCCGCGTTAATCTTACCGATTTCGCTCTTGTCGCTCTCGACTGGCTCAAATGCAGCAGAGTTCCATATTCT is a window encoding:
- a CDS encoding LamG domain-containing protein: MRNIIITLLFTLAMVIALPASAATVAHWDFEDGVAGEPFTPEGDASGSGYSADLVAGYPMYGWDEYYGPSYSDVTPTGEGLSMSADANHQDGYAAAEELTSWSPSVWTIEVAVYLEEMDGWDTIIGREGSAAGNAAADFYLSNDGEDDTFRIDFMTVGGERWVLDSDFVPVINQWYRIAVTCDGETVNMYCDKMDGEGFVNAGTLDISSQSVADNALAQSGFNWTFGRGWYNGNQADHIDGYIDDVRFSDEVLSKTEFLGADLSAYDPDPQPYHPEDGTVGNIHGDQAALSFNFKAGPGKETAVNPDILVHYIYHTKGDGSGDMIESPYTVTHSDYSDPNVSYGPLLLEQGTDYEWYVEEGLDDGTGNPKPAGDPNNYYSPTWSFTTVSHKPGFVSGPENAVADENGNCSFTVEGSLTAETYQWFDGETDAPLSEGGMYSGTTTQTLTITGGTIADEGEVYCVCYNGDTSSDPVSARWYMPRLIGHWKFDGNLEDSVNEVYPSVPSNDGVLAVHDSIAGPGDPNYASSEGQTAIDGDAAWFFNDGDFVEIPNQDYYNFYHEGFTFSCWYKMDETAGWTHPMIRLEPGNTSASGVLFGIDTGARQDCRFIIENALGWPGLNSHNADEPVAYNDGEWHMMTATYDPEDGTAKLYADGTFVEEIAADMSSLGYPDAPFRIGGSNLDGNPAIQGGADDARIYSYALSAEEVANLYVDFRPDEYVCVAEEGSDLDLYDLNGDCRVNLTDFALVALDWLKCSRVPYSACDWE